The following are encoded together in the Sparus aurata chromosome 1, fSpaAur1.1, whole genome shotgun sequence genome:
- the polq gene encoding DNA polymerase theta isoform X3, with protein sequence MSGSGPPPKKKSYMGQHQIKKKRGLQAPDEPPEGDTSCLSDKTNRLENINKDSLMGGGAVFPLGESTLALDEEMLQVLDALPPAVNRCAQEERASSSAAFARPLAPVADSKGESDRALCKRPGWRADCKDLAQRLLFSEDLEEVEHAPRVTESIEASQVSASTKPKATSRGKSKEKSGPNTKADPPLDVSRDYIMFSPTRLAAAMKKAKNQQSLQNQSASVLTVPSGLDLSTLNDTLPQPGIALHAPAGQAEKLLLSSWGLPKPVLERYHKHRVTHMFEWQAQCLTVGQVLQGGNLVYSAPTSAGKTLVSELLMLKRVLETKRKALFILPFVSVAKEKMHYLQSVFEEAGVRVEGYMGSTSAAGGFKSLDVAVCTIEKANSLINRLIEEDSMALLGMVVVDELHMVGDSGRGYLLELLLTKIRYIAQKQNTTGSLSEGVQIMGMSATLPNLSLLASWLGAELYQTDYRPVPLHEHLKVGCNIYDKSLSVVRQFTPALHVKGDDDHIVSLCYETVRDGCSVLLFCPSKNWCEKLADSIAREFYNLRHADRHGEAEPRPVSLDQEGLVDVVAQLRRTPAGLDPILQRTVPWGVAFHHAGLTFDERDVLEGAFRQSMVRVLAATSTLSSGVNLPARRVIIRTPTFNGHLLDPLTYKQMAGRAGRKGVDTTGESVLVCKEVERQKGISLLKGALQPISSCLVRREGEGVTTSMLRAILEIIVGGVASTPQDVRLYASCSLLAASMKCESKKESNEETNKGAIEASVEWLMDNEFISIQKEGQEEQYCPTQLGAATLSSSLSPPEALGVFADLQRAMKGFVLENDLHILYLITPLYAEWTTIDWYQFFCQWEQLSSSMKRVAELVGVQEGFLARSVSCKVVAKTEKQRRQMAIHKRFFTTLVLQDLVNEVPLGTVASKYNCNRGQLQSLQQSASTYAGMVTVFCKRLGWHNMELLLSQYQTRLSFGVQRELVDLVRVSLLNATRARTLYAQGLCTVAELARATVADVEKALRNAVPFKSSKRAVDESEGEAAERRSLRCVWVTGGRALTEQEAAVEIVSEARLLLQEDLAQLGIQWDPTALPPEAPAANNADGNHSSDSYTSLESHLSSQKAQVDRIKDHQERDRVNKGESRDIVRRGKENKEHEKAGGEDNKGKQGKCKPKEKIGDRKTEPETRQTGNEVLEERSKETKKAGTNKKVAKDTEVLGEKREAQKHISSKQEEETSKGIVYIRPESHQGNGPVPERSLTQELAEIVSSPLPPPMPRPLPSSSPMPPPRFRAPTTRVEEQHGVSTRTSKGDVTTGFAASPVQPGRLKHSRALSKVLHSIQTDKSRQDNVQTAHTSRSIPREVPSDQNPAADHEPSTVQAPGPAQESLPGVPAATNAHMLDSPVSVSPTSVPLNPPEAKRRRMDGGEVDKFSSPELYAGDEEAERDPKKGEETFGDSFELDTQTERIIVQQTSEHSDGNDRGMNQLAETENIREEAILKAAEELDNDANAGSCRPEGPDNVCPRFNISLTDSQMELILNTSHQISPDPVGHNVLNDKDEGGDENEALSADQAASESVNRSSSFLFDSLCDSSLLAGVSPRQIPDQSDKEESVTREIGEKRPLPSTQERRRSELLANQEAELQEAIQWGESSFNLSEWGDSLLVGEHFLERQSRGREASHHEAPQTDTDQVLPEEQLSQSQPKSSETQPQPTTTTTTTTHKENDEDKSMINRGNKHEIKADNNAQNDKKPDGIQETMNEKGENGKQKEKKIIKISDNVFLKHPQVQNVPESTFSCSPGLQEIFDRWPSMSDQTWQNTTTGHTTNHTHAANIAQVSDPPQSSIQARIREKPNEQVAAASDPQEEVQSRHNSEDVAERPGSAGDLIPPTQETPPVTPRVKLTTSSVQSPLTVQPLSQSTPSTLLRQKPAVINCPKSRPRRSDQLSESDTKRPNSSSDRSHKHQQGPIPKAHPVPQSSSKTKPQYLRPPTDPASPSSPRQELPSDVESPVIDEGFTLQLSQDASLCSSNSGSFSIIDVASDRRLFNTFINEWKTKERYSLALAYERREHRQQIEEEIGGKHKRALALHQKLQRIDGFPVRDGDGLVLIGLSVCWGARDAYYVSLQQEQSEGLSASLAPPPLDDDLPVSERLTQVKTCLSRSSVGHRGGVVVTYDIIQVYKTLVMGCGISLEGNCEDPKVACWLLDPGSEERTLPNMVTVYCPDELPLLDGLGNGHAHCPRVRAATKSVLVLAVMNHLTGLLEKDGMLDMFRSTEMPSQVCLALLELNGVGFSVEECERQKHVMQAKLTALESQAYDLAGHSFSLTSVDDIAQVLFLELHLPPNGDVGGSKSKKTLGYTRRGGGRARLGKQFSTTKDVLEKLRPLHPLPGVILEWRRITNALTKVVFPLQREKKYHTALSMDRIYPIAQTHTATE encoded by the exons ATGAGCGGCTCGGGTCCTCCGCCGAAAAAGAAGAGCTATATGGGGCAGCACCAGATCAAGAAGAAGAGAGG CCTCCAAGCTCCTGACGAGCCACCAGAAGGAGACACCAGCTGTCTGTCAGACAAAACGAACAGGTTAGAGAACATCAACAAAGACAGCCTCATG GGTGGAGGAGCAGTGTTTCCACTGGGTGAATCCACGTTAGCTCTTGATGAAGAGATGCTGCAGGTGTTGGATGCTTTACCTCCAGCAGTAAACAGATGTGCACAGGAGGAGCGGGCATCATCATCAGCTGCCTTCGCCAGGCCTCTTGCACCAGTTGCAGACAGTAAAGGGGAGAGTGACAGAGCACTTTGTAAGAGACCGGGATGGAGAGCTGACTGCAAAGACCTTGCTCAGAGGCTCCTCTTCAGCGAGGACTTGGAGGAAGTGGAGCATGCTCCGAGGGTTACAGAAAGCATCGAGGCATCACAAGTTTCTGCCTCCACCAA GCCAAAAGCTACATCCAGAGGaaagagcaaagaaaaaagtggGCCAAACACGAAGGCTGACCCACCTCTGGATGTATCTAGGGACTACATCATGTTCAGCCCCACCCGCCTCGCAGCGGCCATGAAGAAGGCCAAAAACCAGCAGTCATTACAGAATCAGTCTGCATCTGTGCTCACGGTCCCCAGCGGGTTAGACCTCAGCACTCTCAATGACACTTTACCTCAGCCAG GCATTGCTTTGCATGCTCCCGCTGGTCAAGCTGAAAAGCTGCTGTTATCCAGCTGGGGCTTACCAAAACCTGTCCTGGAGCGCTACCATAAGCACAGAGTGACTCACATGTTTGAGTGGCAGGCTCAGTGCCTCACTGTTGGACAGGTGCTGCAGGGTGGTAACCTGGTATACTCTG CCCCCACCAGTGCTGGAAAAACGCTGGTGTCAGAGCTGCTGATGCTGAAGCGTGTGTTGGAGACTAAAAGAAAAGCTCTCTTCATTCTGCCGTTTGTCTCTGTGGCCAAAGAGAAGATGCACTACCTTCAG AGCGTATTCGAAGAGGCAGGTGTTCGTGTGGAGGGATACATGGGCAGCACCTCGGCTGCCGGAGGCTTCAAATCGCTGGATGTGGCTGTTTGTACCATAGAAAAAGCAAATTCTCTCATTAACAGACTCATCGAAGAAGACAGCATGGCTCTACTAG GTATGGTGGTGGTGGATGAGTTACATATGGTTGGAGATTCTGGGAGAGGATACCTGCTAGAGCTGCTCTTAACCAAAATCCGCTACATCGCACAGAAGCAGAACACCACTGG ATCTCTCTCTGAAGGTGTGCAGATCATGGGTATGAGCGCTACCTTGCCTAACCTCTCCCTCCTGGCAAGCTGGTTAGGCGCAGAGCTCTACCAGACAGACTACAGACCTGTACCCCTGCATGAGCATCTCAAGGTGGGCTGCAACATCTACGACAAGAGCCTCTCTGTGGTGCGGCAGTTCACTCCTGCGCTCCACGTTAAG GGTGATGATGACCACATAGTGAGCTTGTGCTATGAGACGGTGAGAGACGGCTGTTCGGTGTTGCTGTTCTGCCCCTCGAAGAACTGGTGTGAAAAACTGGCAGACAGCATCGCCAGAGAGTTCTACAACCTCAGACACGCTG ATCGTCATGGTGAAGCAGAGCCTCGGCCAgtgagtctggatcaggagGGACTAGTGGATGTTGTAGCCCAGCTGAGACGGACTCCCGCCGGGTTAGACCCCATCCTCCAGAGGACTGTGCCGTGGGGGGTGGCCTTCCACCATGCTG GTTTGACGTTCGACGAGCGAGATGTGCTGGAAGGAGCCTTTCGCCAGAGCATGGTCAGAGTCCTGGCAGCTACCTCCACACTGTCTTCAGGGGTTAATCTGCCGGCTCGCAGGGTCATCATTCGAACCCCCACCTTCAATGGACACTTGTTGGACCCGCTCACATACAAACAGATGGCTGGAAGAGCTGGGAGAAAAGGGGTTGACACTACAG GTGAAAGTGTGCTGGTGTGTAAGGAGGTTGAGCGTCAGAAAGGTATAAGTCTCCTTAAGGGAGCtcttcagccaatcagcagctGCCTGGtgagaagggagggagagggcgTCACCACCAGCATGCTGCGAGCTATACTAGAG ATCATTGTTGGAGGTGTAGCCAGCACGCCACAGGATGTGAGGTTATATGCATCGTGCTCACTGCTGGCTGCCAGCATGAAATGTGAAAGCAAGAAAGAATCAAATGAAGAGACCAACAAAGGAGCTATTGAGGCCAGTGTTGAATGGCTGATGGACAATGAATTCATCAGCATCCAGAAGGAGGGACAAG AGGAGCAATACTGTCCGACTCAACTTGGTGCTGCCAccctttcctcctccctctcccctcccgaGGCTCTGGGTGTATTTGCAGATCTCCAGCGGGCCATGAAGGGTTTTGTCCTGGAGAATGACTTGCACATTCTATATCTG ATCACCCCGTTGTACGCAGAGTGGACTACAATAGACTGGTATCAGTTCTTCTGTCAGTGGGAACAGCTCTCGTCGTCAATGAAGAGAGTAGCGGAGCTGGTGGGCGTCCAGGAAGGTTTTCTCGCGCGCTCTGTCAGCTGTAAAGTTGTCGCCAAGACGGAGAAGCAGCGACGACAGATGGCTATTCATAAACG GTTTTTCACCACCCTTGTGCTGCAAGATCTGGTGAATGAGGTGCCTTTGGGAACAGTGGCGTCCAAATACAACTGCAATCGTGGGCAGTTACAGTCTCTCCAGCAGTCTGCTTCTACATATGCAG GTATGGTCACAGTGTTCTGCAAGCGTCTGGGCTGGCACAACATGGAGCTGCTGTTGTCCCAATATCAAACCAGGCTGAGCTTTGGAGTCCAGAGGGAGCTGGTCGACCTCGTCAGGGTCTCCCTCCTGAATGCAACACGAGCCAGAACACTGTATGCACAAGGTCTCTGTACTGTTGCTGAACTAGCCAGGGCTACTGTAGCTGATGTGGAGAAAGCCTTGAGGAACGCTGTCCCATTTAAGAg CTCTAAGCGTGCAGTGGATGAGAGTGAGGgggaggcagcagagagacgGAGCCTCCGATGCGTCTGGGTCACCGGTGGTCGGGCCCTGACAGAACAGGAAGCCGCTGTTGAGATTGTGTCTGAGGCACGACTGCTCCTTCAGGAAGACCTGGCCCAGTTAGGGATCCAGTGGGACCCAACTGCACTTCCTCCCGAGGCTCCTGCTGCTAACAACGCTGATGGCAATCACAGCAGCGACTCGTACACCTCATTGGAATCACATCTCAGCTCTCAAAAAGCACAGGTGGACAGGATTAAAGATCACCAAGAAAGAGACAGGGTAAATAAAGGTGAGAGTAGAGATATCGTCAGACGCGGAAAGGAGAATAAGGAACATGAgaaagcaggaggagaagacaaCAAGGGAAAGCAAGGGAAGTGCAAGCCTAAGGAAAAGATAGGGGATAGAAAAACAGAGCCAGAAACCAGACAAACAGGCAATGAAGTGCTAGAGGAAAGAagcaaggaaacaaaaaaagctgGTACAAATAAGAAagtggcaaaagatacagaagttcTAGGTGAAAAAAGAGAAGCACAAAAGCACATAAGCTCAAAGCAAGAAGAGGAGACGAGTAAAGGGATCGTCTACATCAGACCAGAGAGTCATCAGGGGAATGGCCCTGTTCCTGAACGGAGCCTGACACAGGAATTGGCTGAGATTGTATCCAGCCCTCTACCTCCTCCGATGCCACGTCCTCTGCCTTCTTCTTCCCCAATGCCTCCTCCTCGGTTTAGAGCGCCGACGACTAGAGTAGAGGAACAACACGGTGTATCTACACGGACATCGAAAGGAGATGTTACCACAGGGTTTGCAGCCTCACCTGTGCAGCCCGGTAGACTGAAACACTCGAGAGCGTTAAGCAAAGTCCTCCACTCGATACAGACTGACAAAAGCCGACAAGATAATGTACAGACTGCACACACGTCACGCTCGATACCCAGAGAAGTTCCATCAGaccaaaatccagctgctgaccatGAGCCTTCAACTGTTCAAGCTCCTGGCCCTGCGCAAGAGAGCCTTCCTGGTGTTCCTGCAGCTACAAATGCACATATGCTGGACTCCCCTGTGTCGGTCTCTCCTACCTCTGTTCCCTTAAACCCTCCTGAGGCCAAGCGAAGACGAATGGACGGTGGAGAGGTAGATAAATTCTCATCTCCTGAACTGTACGCTGGAGATGAAGAAGCGGAGAGAGATCCCAAAAAAGGAGAAGAGACTTTTGGTGACAGCTTTGAACTGGACACTCAGACAGAAAGAATCATTGTTCAACAGACATCCGAACACAGTGATGGAAATGATAGAGGTATGAATCAGttagcagaaacagaaaacattagaGAGGAGGCGATACTAAAAGCAGCTGAAGAGCTGGATAATGACGCAAATGCAGGAAGCTGCAGGCCTGAAGGTCCTGACAATGTGTGTCCCAGATTCAATATTTCTCTCACAGATAGCCAGATGGAGCTCATCCTTAACACCAGCCACCAG ATTTCTCCTGATCCAGTTGGTCATAATGTATTGAATGATAAAGACGAAGGTGGTGATGAGAACGAGGCCCTCAGTGCCGATCAGGCTGCCTCTGAGAGTGtgaacagaagcagcagcttcctgtttgaCAGCCTGTGTGACAGCTCTCTGCTGGCTGGTGTGAGCCCGCGGCAGATCCCTGACCAATCGGACAAAGAGGAATCGGTCACCCGGGAGATTGGAGAGAAGCGCCCCCTCCCATCAACCCAAGAGCGAAGACGCAGCGAGCTTCTCGCCAATCAGGAGGCGGAGTTGCAGGAGGCGATCCAATGGGGAGAGTCCTCTTTCAACCTGTCAGAGTGGGGTGACTCGCTGCTGGTGGGTGAACACTTTCTGGAGAGGCAGAGTAGAGGCAGAGAAGCCAGTCATCATGAAGCTCCGCAAACCGACACAGATCAGGTTCTGCCTGAGGAGCAGCTGTCCCAATCCCAACCTAAATCCAgtgaaacacaaccacaaccCACCACTACAACTACCACCACGACTCACAAAGAGAATGACGAGGATAAATCTATGATTAACCGAGGCAATAAGCATGAAATTAAAGCGGATAATAAtgcacaaaatgacaaaaagccAGATGGGATACAGGaaacaatgaatgaaaaaggtgaaaatggaaagcaaaaagagaagaaaataattaaaatatctgataatgtctttttaaaacacCCACAAGTCCAAAATGTACCTGAAAGCACTTTTTCCTGCAGCCCTGGTTTACAAGAGATCTTTGACCGCTGGCCTAGTATGTCTGACCAGACTTGGCAAAACACCACAACAGGCCATACAACCAATCATACGCATGCTGCAAACATAGCACAAGTTTCAGATCCACCTCAGTCCTCAATACAGGCCAGAATAAGGGAAAAGCCGAATGAGCAGGTCGCTGCTGCGAGTGATCCTCAAGAGGAAGTACAGTCAAGACACAACAGTGAGGATGTAGCAGAGAGACCAGGCTCTGCTGGTGATCTCATTCCCCCAACTCAAGAAACACCACCTGTCACTCCCAGAGTGAAACTGACCACCTCATCTGTCCAGTCACCTCTTACTGTTCAGCCACTAAGCCAGTCCACTCCTTCAACCCTTCTGAGGCAGAAACCAGCAGTCATAAACTGTCCTAAGTCTCGCCCAAGACGCAGTGATCAATTATCAGAATCTGACACTAAACGGCCTAATTCTTCATCTGATCGCagccacaaacaccagcagggACCGATCCCAAAGGCTCATCCTGTCCCTCAATCAAGTTCAAAAACAAAGCCCCAGTATCTCAGGCCTCCCACAGACCctgcctctccatcctcccccCGGCAGGAGCTTCCCTCTGATGTAGAATCACCAGTGATTGATGAAGGCTTCACACTACAGCTGTCTCAGGACGCATCGCTCTGTTCCAGCAACTCTGGGAGCTTCTCCATCATAGATGTGGCGAGTGATAGGCGCCTCTTCAACACTTTCATTAATGAGTGGAAAACAAAGGAGCGTTACTCTCTGGCTTTGGCCTATGAGAGGAGGGAGCATAGACAGCAGATCGAGGAGGAAATAGGAGGGAAACATAAGAGAG CGTTAGCACTTCATCAAAAGCTCCAGAGGATCGACGGTTTTCCAGTAAGAGATGGTGATGGACTGGTTTTAATTggactgtctgtctgctggggAGCCAGAGATGCATACTACGTGtctctgcagcaggagcagagcgaag GTTTGAGCGCCAGTCTGGCCCCTCCTCCACTGGATGATGACTTGCCAGTGAGTGAGAGGCTGACGCAGGTGAAGACCTGTCTGAGCAGGTCATCAGTGGGTCATAGAGGAGGTGTGGTCGTCACGTATGACATCATCCAGGTGTACAAGACGCTAGTCATGGGCTGTGGCATCAGCTTGGAGGGAAACTGTGAAGATCCAAAG GTTGCGTGCTGGCTGCTGGACCCTGGCAGTGAGGAGAGGACTCTGCCCAACATGGTGACCGTCTACTGCCCTGACGAATTACCTCTGCTGGACGGGCTTGGAAATGGGCACGCACACTGTCCTCGTGTCAGGGCAGCAACCAAGAGCGTGCTCGTACTCGCCGTCATGAACCATCTCACGGGCCTGCTGGAGAAAGACGGCATGctag ACATGTTCAGGAGCACTGAGATGCCTTCCCAGGTGTGTTTAGCCCTGTTGGAACTGAATGGAGTGGGCTTCAGTGTGGAAGAGTGCGAACGACAAAAACACGTGATGCAAGCCAAACTCACAGCGCTGGAATCTCAGGCCTATGACCTCGCAGGACACAGCTTCTCCCTCACCAGCGTCGACGACATAGCGCAG GTGCTGTTTTTAGAGCTCCACCTGCCTCCAAACGGCGATGTCGGTGGATCGAAAAGTAAGAAGACTCTCGGCTACACCAGGAGAGGCGGTGGCAGAGCACGACTCGGAAAGCAGTTCAGCACCACCAAG gatgtgctggagaagctCCGCCCCCTGCACCCGCTGCCAGGTGTGATTCTGGAGTGGAGGCGGATCACTAATGCATTGACTAAAGTGGTGTTCcccctgcagagagagaagaaatacCACACTGCACTGAGCATGGACAGAATATACCCCAtcgctcagacacacacagccacag AGTGA